In one window of Maribacter sp. BPC-D8 DNA:
- a CDS encoding S24 family peptidase, with protein MIVEDKHLIKKSDNNHRVKSPTQTGFSSPATHYSEPRIDLNEVLVSNSSSTFFIRIVDDEFKEFGALKNDVLIVDKSLTPKLNQLVLAAMDDSFKIVRIDKTYTSELNIWGTITYIIKSVL; from the coding sequence ATGATTGTAGAAGACAAACATTTAATTAAAAAATCGGATAATAACCATAGGGTCAAAAGTCCGACACAGACGGGTTTTTCGAGTCCGGCAACACATTATAGTGAACCTCGAATCGATTTGAACGAAGTATTGGTTTCGAATTCATCATCGACATTTTTTATAAGGATAGTAGATGATGAATTCAAAGAGTTTGGTGCTCTTAAGAATGATGTTTTAATTGTCGACAAATCGTTGACTCCGAAATTAAATCAACTTGTATTGGCTGCCATGGACGATAGTTTTAAAATCGTTCGAATAGATAAGACCTATACCTCTGAATTGAATATATGGGGAACGATAACCTATATTATAAAGTCGGTACTATGA
- a CDS encoding Y-family DNA polymerase, whose amino-acid sequence MIALVDCNSFYASCEQVFRPDLINRPVVVLSNNDGCIIAANKEAKALTDIPMFQPIFKIKKLLDDNDVTYFSSNYTLYSDMSRRVMDTLMTFSPRVEEYSIDESWVDLECIKVDDYNAIAHTIKDTVHKNTGIPVGVGIAKTKSLSKLANKYAKKISKNNNVYVVDSERKRQHLLRNLDVKDIWGIGKKHAIRLQNNGIHTALDFANMPVAWVRKEMTVIGERLWRELNNVPCLELETEANAKKGIGTAKSFGFKLSDYSLIEEACSYYVAEVADLLRQQHSLAAQLEISLQTNQHSAIDKQYRNSISINLDTPTDSTIKLTKEALKGLQQIFKPGYRYKKVGVNLTRLVHRNEVQTNMFDDPHKSESDVITNLIDNLNGKYGKNKIKVATVGNRSKEWALIKEHRSPRFTTQWGELMTIGKS is encoded by the coding sequence ATGATAGCATTAGTAGATTGTAATAGTTTTTATGCGTCATGCGAACAAGTCTTTAGACCGGATTTGATCAACAGACCAGTTGTTGTTTTGAGTAATAATGACGGATGCATCATTGCGGCAAATAAAGAAGCAAAGGCGTTGACAGACATCCCCATGTTTCAGCCCATATTTAAGATCAAGAAATTACTGGATGATAATGATGTTACCTATTTCTCATCGAATTACACCTTATACAGTGATATGTCTAGAAGGGTGATGGATACTTTGATGACATTTTCCCCTAGAGTAGAAGAATACAGTATTGACGAAAGTTGGGTAGATTTAGAGTGCATTAAGGTCGATGATTACAATGCAATTGCACATACGATAAAAGATACGGTGCATAAAAATACAGGTATACCAGTGGGAGTAGGTATTGCTAAAACAAAATCATTATCGAAGCTGGCTAATAAATACGCTAAGAAAATCTCGAAAAACAATAATGTCTATGTGGTAGATAGTGAACGGAAAAGACAACATTTATTACGAAATCTTGACGTGAAGGATATCTGGGGAATAGGGAAGAAGCATGCTATTCGTCTTCAAAACAATGGCATACATACAGCATTGGATTTTGCTAATATGCCCGTTGCATGGGTAAGAAAAGAAATGACCGTAATCGGTGAGCGTTTATGGCGAGAATTGAATAATGTACCTTGTTTAGAATTGGAGACAGAAGCAAATGCAAAGAAAGGTATCGGAACAGCGAAATCATTCGGATTCAAGCTCTCCGACTACTCCCTTATTGAGGAAGCCTGTAGTTATTATGTAGCAGAAGTGGCAGATTTATTACGCCAGCAACATAGTCTAGCCGCACAATTAGAAATCTCATTGCAGACCAATCAGCATAGCGCTATTGATAAGCAGTATAGAAATAGTATCAGCATAAATCTAGACACACCGACCGATAGTACCATCAAGCTAACGAAAGAAGCATTGAAAGGTTTACAGCAGATATTCAAACCAGGCTACCGGTATAAAAAAGTAGGGGTAAACCTAACTCGATTAGTACACCGAAACGAGGTGCAGACCAATATGTTCGATGATCCGCATAAGAGTGAGAGTGATGTCATTACCAATCTAATCGATAATCTGAACGGTAAGTATGGTAAGAACAAAATCAAGGTAGCTACAGTAGGCAATCGAAGTAAAGAATGGGCTTTAATTAAAGAGCATCGTAGTCCAAGATTTACCACGCAATGGGGAGAGTTGATGACTATTGGGAAATCATAA
- a CDS encoding BLUF domain-containing protein — protein sequence MFQLTYQSKISPELTIDEIESILIDARKKNNARGITGCLVYFEESIVQILEGEEEEVMALFSKIKNDNRHHTLDLLWEGPSRQRYFPKWDMALYAPVDDSQYYDSKEAFVTNMTLFADLSKKTTSALLSFWSAVRANLNS from the coding sequence ATGTTCCAACTAACCTACCAATCTAAGATATCGCCAGAATTAACTATTGATGAAATTGAGAGTATTCTGATTGATGCACGGAAAAAGAATAATGCTCGAGGAATAACTGGATGCCTAGTGTATTTCGAAGAAAGTATCGTACAAATTTTGGAAGGAGAGGAGGAAGAGGTGATGGCATTGTTCAGTAAAATCAAAAATGATAATAGACACCATACTTTAGATTTATTGTGGGAAGGACCATCAAGACAAAGATATTTTCCGAAATGGGATATGGCGCTATATGCACCTGTTGATGATTCTCAATATTATGATTCTAAAGAAGCTTTTGTTACGAATATGACTTTGTTTGCAGATCTTTCTAAAAAAACGACTTCTGCATTATTATCTTTTTGGTCGGCAGTTCGAGCGAATTTGAATTCGTAG
- a CDS encoding RNA polymerase sigma factor, translating to MNIVENRELIEKLISGEEKAYILLLDRYHRQLNAYAFTLTHDQSSAQDIVQNVFLKTWKTRKKLNADFSIRNFLYKCVYNEFLNTYQKNKAVVLLNKKYIEYSHEVAVEMDDNLMFKMIDIVNREIKKLPPKCQKVFILSKKEGLTNNEIADYLEISIKTVEAQITKAFRILKNELSNKY from the coding sequence ATGAATATTGTGGAAAATAGAGAATTAATTGAAAAACTAATTTCAGGGGAAGAAAAAGCCTATATTTTACTTTTAGACAGGTATCATAGGCAATTAAATGCATATGCCTTTACCTTAACTCATGACCAATCATCAGCTCAGGATATCGTACAAAATGTATTTCTAAAAACATGGAAAACAAGAAAAAAACTAAATGCTGATTTCTCAATTCGCAATTTTCTATATAAATGTGTTTACAATGAATTTTTAAATACTTATCAGAAAAATAAGGCTGTTGTATTATTGAATAAAAAGTACATAGAGTACTCTCATGAAGTAGCGGTTGAAATGGATGATAATTTAATGTTCAAGATGATAGACATTGTAAATAGAGAAATCAAGAAATTACCTCCCAAGTGCCAAAAAGTTTTTATTCTAAGTAAAAAAGAGGGTCTGACCAATAATGAAATTGCAGATTATTTAGAAATTTCAATCAAAACAGTTGAAGCACAAATAACAAAAGCATTTAGAATTTTAAAAAATGAACTAAGTAATAAATATTAA
- a CDS encoding FecR family protein, with protein MILKDIENIINKYFTQSADVEDLDILNNWLVEETNQKIFKSYVKIHFAINLAMIDPNLDKIKKELIREIRSDKKIKNKIRFLSILKYAAIAIIFLGLGFLMNNEFSATAKTDDIIIPRQDIITLELGNGEKQILSEDGTTDIIDEDGNVVVGKRGSQLIYNGVNKNSKVEFNTLTIPKGKRFGIVLSDGTKVHLNAESSITYPTVFQKDIPRKVILKGEAYFDVSHVEDRQFIVNVQDLDVKVYGTKFNVSDYAEDEKAKVVLVEGSVSLSNLREEKGKNEEVFLEPGYMAIFNKQDKNIINQKVNTGLYTSWMDGDLVFRNASFNEIVQKLERNYNVVIINNNEQLANEKFNATIETKHETIEQVFKFFNKVYKIEFEIIENKIVIN; from the coding sequence GTGATATTAAAAGATATTGAAAATATTATCAATAAATATTTTACACAGTCAGCTGATGTGGAAGATTTAGATATTTTAAATAATTGGTTGGTAGAAGAAACGAATCAGAAAATATTTAAATCATACGTTAAAATTCATTTTGCAATAAACTTAGCTATGATTGATCCCAATTTGGATAAAATTAAAAAGGAACTCATAAGGGAAATCCGGAGTGATAAGAAAATAAAGAATAAAATAAGATTCTTATCTATTTTGAAATATGCGGCTATAGCAATTATTTTTTTAGGTCTCGGATTTTTAATGAATAACGAGTTTTCTGCAACAGCAAAAACTGACGATATAATAATTCCAAGACAAGATATAATAACGTTGGAGTTAGGGAATGGCGAAAAACAGATTTTGTCTGAAGATGGAACTACTGACATTATCGATGAAGATGGGAATGTTGTAGTAGGTAAAAGGGGTAGTCAATTAATATATAATGGTGTAAATAAGAATAGTAAGGTTGAGTTTAATACTCTTACTATACCTAAAGGCAAAAGATTTGGTATAGTACTTTCAGATGGTACTAAGGTGCATCTTAATGCCGAAAGTTCTATTACTTATCCTACAGTTTTTCAAAAAGATATACCTCGTAAAGTAATTTTAAAAGGAGAAGCATATTTCGATGTGAGTCATGTTGAAGACAGACAATTTATTGTCAATGTTCAAGATTTAGATGTCAAAGTATACGGAACTAAATTTAATGTTTCCGATTATGCAGAAGATGAAAAAGCAAAAGTTGTTCTTGTTGAGGGGTCGGTAAGTTTATCTAATTTGAGAGAAGAGAAGGGTAAAAATGAAGAGGTATTTCTTGAACCAGGTTATATGGCCATATTTAATAAACAAGATAAAAATATTATTAATCAAAAAGTCAATACAGGGCTTTATACTTCTTGGATGGATGGTGATCTAGTTTTTAGAAATGCGTCTTTTAATGAGATAGTTCAAAAATTAGAACGGAATTATAATGTTGTGATTATTAATAACAATGAACAACTAGCAAATGAAAAATTTAATGCTACAATAGAAACTAAGCATGAAACCATCGAACAAGTTTTTAAATTCTTTAATAAGGTTTACAAAATTGAGTTTGAAATAATAGAAAACAAAATTGTAATTAATTAA